The following coding sequences are from one Aeromicrobium duanguangcaii window:
- a CDS encoding DUF4383 domain-containing protein, whose translation MTATKMQTAATVVGALFLVVGILGFIPGITSDYDTMKFAGHESEAKLLGIFQVSILHNIVHLLFGVAGLALARAWSTARAYLIGGGVIYALLWLYGLFIDKHHDANFIPLNTADDWLHFVLAVAMIGLGVLLSREARDLGRTTGRDTGRHTGH comes from the coding sequence ATGACCGCCACGAAGATGCAGACCGCCGCCACGGTGGTCGGCGCCCTGTTCCTGGTGGTGGGGATCCTGGGCTTCATCCCGGGCATCACCAGTGACTACGACACGATGAAGTTCGCCGGCCACGAGTCCGAGGCCAAGCTGCTCGGGATCTTCCAGGTGTCGATCCTGCACAACATCGTCCACCTGCTGTTCGGTGTCGCCGGACTGGCTCTGGCGCGTGCGTGGAGCACCGCTCGGGCGTACCTCATCGGCGGCGGCGTCATCTACGCGCTGCTGTGGCTCTACGGCCTGTTCATCGACAAGCACCACGACGCCAACTTCATCCCCTTGAACACGGCCGACGACTGGCTGCACTTCGTGCTGGCAGTCGCGATGATCGGACTGGGCGTGCTGCTCAGCCGTGAGGCCCGCGACCTCGGCCGCACCACGGGTCGTGACACCGGCCGCCACACCGGTCACTGA
- a CDS encoding DUF2243 domain-containing protein: MTGERVDPATRGRSVNTRSAWGGVLIGLGLVASIDEIVLHQLLRWHHFYDKSTSEMGLISDGLLHAATVVAMVAGFFVLIDVRRAGSLVPRQAWAGLLLGMGAFQLWDGTINHKLLGLHEIRYGVDLLPYDLTWLVFAVILLGAGALLLWRRPAASRPS, encoded by the coding sequence GTGACCGGAGAACGAGTGGACCCCGCGACCCGTGGACGTTCTGTGAACACCCGATCCGCGTGGGGAGGGGTGCTCATCGGCCTGGGCCTGGTGGCGTCGATCGACGAGATCGTGCTGCACCAGCTGCTGCGCTGGCACCACTTCTACGACAAGTCGACCTCCGAGATGGGCCTGATCTCCGACGGCCTGTTGCACGCCGCCACGGTCGTGGCCATGGTGGCCGGGTTCTTCGTCCTGATCGACGTCCGCCGGGCCGGGTCGCTCGTGCCCCGACAGGCGTGGGCGGGACTGCTGCTCGGGATGGGCGCCTTCCAGCTGTGGGACGGGACGATCAACCACAAGCTGCTCGGACTGCACGAGATCCGCTACGGCGTCGACCTCCTCCCGTACGACCTGACGTGGCTGGTCTTCGCCGTGATCCTGCTGGGCGCGGGGGCACTGCTGCTCTGGCGCCGGCCCGCCGCGAGCCGCCCGTCGTGA
- a CDS encoding cytochrome c oxidase assembly protein — MTTHAGHHAATGADPGAWLLPLVVVLVTAGIYLVGTRRWQRRRGRAWDPWRTASWIAGAVAIALALSPLTDSPTARAHMVQHLLLGMLAPVGLVLGAPVTLLLGVLRPDAARVVTAVLRTPAFHLLSHPVTAAVLNVGGMFVLYLTPLYALSTESTAVHHLVHAHFLIAGYLFAWAIAGPDPAPRRPGMATRVVVLITAGAAHAYLAKLLYARAGELPPGTDYAVADMQAAAQWMYYGGDVVDVMLAVALFATWLRRRSRSRENLGVGSAVVGTPRT; from the coding sequence GTGACCACGCACGCCGGTCACCACGCCGCCACGGGCGCCGATCCGGGCGCCTGGCTGCTGCCGCTGGTCGTCGTGCTGGTCACGGCCGGGATCTACCTGGTCGGGACGAGGCGGTGGCAACGGCGCCGAGGCCGAGCCTGGGACCCGTGGCGCACCGCCAGCTGGATCGCCGGCGCGGTAGCCATCGCGCTGGCGCTGTCGCCGCTGACGGACTCCCCCACGGCGCGGGCCCACATGGTCCAGCACCTGCTGCTCGGCATGCTGGCACCCGTCGGCCTGGTGCTGGGCGCTCCCGTGACCCTGTTGCTCGGGGTGCTGCGGCCCGACGCCGCGCGCGTCGTGACGGCGGTCCTGCGGACGCCCGCCTTCCACCTGCTCTCGCATCCGGTGACGGCGGCGGTGTTGAACGTCGGCGGCATGTTCGTGCTGTACCTGACGCCGCTGTACGCCCTGTCGACCGAGAGCACGGCCGTGCACCACCTCGTCCACGCGCACTTCCTCATCGCCGGCTACCTGTTCGCGTGGGCGATCGCGGGCCCGGACCCGGCCCCGCGACGACCTGGGATGGCGACGCGGGTCGTGGTCCTCATCACTGCCGGCGCGGCTCACGCCTACCTCGCCAAGCTGCTCTACGCGCGCGCCGGCGAGTTGCCCCCGGGCACCGACTACGCGGTCGCCGACATGCAGGCGGCGGCCCAGTGGATGTACTACGGCGGGGACGTCGTCGACGTCATGCTCGCGGTCGCCCTGTTCGCGACCTGGCTGAGGCGCCGATCGAGATCGCGGGAAAACCTCGGTGTCGGCTCCGCCGTGGTGGGTACACCGCGGACATGA
- a CDS encoding hemerythrin domain-containing protein yields the protein MTSLALQTQDQMGGRLSVLTRQKKDHVRLDRLLNDLAVAPSGPAEDRVLREIARLVFPHAFAEESVLWPVMRRVLPDGEELTLQVEQEHQEVNELWTSLEELDADDPRREPLLDRLTRVLQEDVRDEEDELFPRLQERISERQLQALGLAWEIVRRISPTRPHPVVARRPPGNALAALPLTLTDRARDNLDRVAQRSERLRDPAERASAALARIAGRIEDLPIMRIGERASTSRAPGATAMAATNGGRA from the coding sequence ATGACCTCGCTCGCACTGCAGACCCAGGACCAGATGGGCGGCCGGCTGAGTGTGCTGACCCGTCAGAAGAAGGACCACGTCCGGCTGGACCGGCTCCTCAACGATCTGGCCGTGGCGCCGTCGGGCCCGGCCGAGGACCGCGTGCTGCGCGAGATCGCACGGCTGGTCTTCCCGCACGCGTTCGCCGAGGAGTCCGTGCTGTGGCCGGTCATGCGTCGCGTGCTGCCCGACGGCGAGGAGCTGACGCTGCAGGTCGAGCAGGAGCACCAGGAGGTCAACGAGCTGTGGACCTCGCTGGAGGAGCTCGACGCGGACGATCCGCGCCGCGAGCCCCTTCTCGACCGGCTGACCCGCGTCCTGCAGGAGGACGTCCGCGACGAGGAGGACGAGCTCTTCCCCCGCCTGCAGGAGCGCATCAGCGAGCGGCAGCTGCAGGCCCTGGGCCTCGCGTGGGAGATCGTGCGCCGGATCTCGCCGACGCGCCCGCACCCGGTCGTGGCCCGGCGGCCCCCGGGCAACGCGCTCGCGGCGCTGCCGCTGACCCTCACCGACCGGGCCCGCGACAACCTCGATCGGGTGGCCCAGCGCTCCGAGCGGCTGCGCGACCCCGCCGAGCGCGCCAGCGCCGCCCTGGCGCGGATCGCCGGCCGGATCGAGGACCTGCCGATCATGCGCATCGGCGAGCGAGCATCGACCAGTCGGGCACCGGGCGCGACGGCCATGGCGGCAACGAACGGAGGACGTGCATGA
- a CDS encoding zinc-dependent alcohol dehydrogenase, translating to MKAMVYRGPYRVRVEEKPHPKIEHPNDAIVRVTRAAICGSDLHLFHGMMPDTRVGTTFGHEFIGVVDEVGPSVRSLQVGDRVMVPFNVFCGTCYFCAKGLYSNCHNVNPNATAVGGIYGYSHTTGGYDGGQAEYVRVPFADVGPTVIPEWMHEEDALMCTDALPTGYFGAQLADISQGDVVVVFGAGPVGLFAAKSAWLMGAGRVIVVDHLSDRLEFASRFAHAETVHFGQVNDVVVHLKKITDDLGADVVIEAVGAEADGNLIQHVTAAKLKLQGGSPIALNWAIDSVRKGGTVSVMGAYGPMFSAVKFGDAMNKGLTLRMNQCPVKRQWPRLFEHIRNGHISPREIITHRIPLDHVAEGYHLFSAKLDGCIKPVLVPAS from the coding sequence ATGAAGGCGATGGTGTACCGAGGCCCCTATCGGGTCCGCGTCGAGGAGAAGCCCCACCCGAAGATCGAGCACCCCAACGACGCGATCGTGCGTGTCACCCGTGCCGCGATCTGCGGCTCGGACCTGCACCTGTTCCACGGGATGATGCCGGACACCCGGGTCGGCACGACCTTCGGTCACGAGTTCATCGGCGTCGTCGACGAGGTCGGCCCGTCGGTTCGGAGCCTCCAGGTCGGCGACCGGGTCATGGTGCCGTTCAACGTCTTCTGCGGGACCTGTTACTTCTGCGCCAAGGGCCTGTACTCGAACTGCCACAACGTGAACCCGAACGCCACGGCGGTCGGTGGGATCTACGGCTACTCGCACACCACGGGCGGATACGACGGCGGGCAGGCCGAGTACGTGCGCGTCCCGTTCGCCGACGTCGGACCCACCGTGATCCCCGAGTGGATGCACGAGGAGGACGCGCTGATGTGCACCGACGCGCTGCCCACGGGGTACTTCGGCGCCCAGCTGGCCGACATCTCCCAGGGCGACGTCGTGGTCGTCTTCGGCGCCGGTCCGGTGGGCCTGTTCGCGGCGAAGTCGGCCTGGCTGATGGGTGCCGGCCGCGTCATCGTGGTCGACCACCTGAGCGACCGGCTCGAGTTCGCCAGCCGCTTCGCCCACGCCGAGACGGTGCACTTCGGCCAGGTCAACGACGTGGTCGTGCACCTGAAGAAGATCACCGACGACCTCGGCGCCGACGTCGTCATCGAGGCGGTCGGGGCCGAGGCGGACGGCAACCTGATCCAGCACGTCACCGCGGCGAAGCTCAAGCTGCAGGGTGGCTCGCCCATCGCGCTCAACTGGGCGATCGACTCCGTCCGCAAGGGCGGCACGGTCTCGGTGATGGGCGCGTACGGTCCGATGTTCAGCGCCGTGAAGTTCGGCGACGCGATGAACAAGGGCCTGACGCTGCGGATGAACCAGTGCCCGGTCAAGCGGCAGTGGCCGCGGTTGTTCGAGCACATCCGCAACGGGCACATCAGCCCGCGCGAGATCATCACCCACCGCATCCCCCTCGACCACGTCGCCGAGGGCTACCACCTGTTCTCGGCCAAGCTCGACGGGTGCATCAAGCCCGTCCTCGTGCCCGCATCGTGA
- a CDS encoding KTSC domain-containing protein, whose amino-acid sequence MELRPLGRSEALESAAYDDASGTLRVRFRNGGLYDYLDVPRDVFDRLVEADHPWTTWQEHITTAYDYRRLD is encoded by the coding sequence ATGGAACTGCGGCCGCTGGGGCGCTCCGAGGCGCTGGAGTCCGCCGCGTACGACGACGCCAGCGGCACCCTGCGCGTGCGGTTCCGCAACGGTGGGCTCTACGACTATCTCGACGTCCCGCGCGACGTGTTCGACCGCCTGGTCGAAGCCGACCACCCGTGGACGACGTGGCAGGAGCACATCACCACGGCGTACGACTACCGCCGGCTCGACTGA
- a CDS encoding RNA polymerase sigma-70 factor — MTDVLADFTAHRPLLFTVAYEMLGSAADAEDVVQETWLRWSADDREDVQEPRAYLVRIVTRLALNRLRTLSRQRESYVGPWLPEPLETVPDVADDIALAESVSTAMLLVLETLGSTERAVFVLREVFDVPYDEIAAAVDRTPENVRQIARRARAHVAARRPRSEVTSQERTEVLVRFQRAIAEGDLQQLLDVISPDVVLISDGGGKVSAARRPILGRDKVLRFLAGVLPADIRLESVWINGENGLVFREAGEVTAIATAVVEDGVVTTMHVVRNPDKLSLPGPVRLSR; from the coding sequence GTGACCGACGTCCTCGCCGATTTCACGGCGCACCGCCCGCTGCTGTTCACGGTGGCGTACGAGATGCTCGGCTCCGCCGCGGATGCCGAGGACGTGGTGCAGGAGACGTGGCTGCGCTGGAGCGCGGACGACCGCGAGGACGTGCAGGAGCCGCGCGCCTACCTGGTCCGGATCGTCACCCGGCTCGCCCTCAATCGGCTGCGCACGCTGTCGCGGCAGCGCGAGTCGTACGTCGGTCCGTGGCTGCCCGAGCCGCTCGAGACGGTCCCGGACGTCGCCGACGACATCGCGCTCGCCGAGTCGGTGTCGACCGCGATGCTGCTCGTCCTCGAGACGTTGGGCAGCACCGAGCGTGCCGTCTTCGTCCTGCGCGAGGTCTTCGACGTGCCGTACGACGAGATCGCCGCGGCGGTGGACCGCACGCCCGAGAACGTCCGGCAGATCGCGCGACGGGCCCGGGCGCACGTGGCCGCGCGACGGCCTCGGTCGGAGGTCACGTCGCAGGAACGCACCGAGGTCCTCGTGCGATTCCAGCGGGCCATCGCCGAGGGCGATCTGCAGCAGCTGCTGGACGTCATCTCGCCGGACGTCGTGCTCATCAGCGACGGCGGCGGCAAGGTCAGCGCGGCGCGCCGGCCGATCTTGGGTCGCGACAAGGTACTGCGCTTCCTCGCCGGGGTGCTGCCGGCGGACATCCGGTTGGAGTCGGTCTGGATCAACGGCGAGAACGGCCTGGTGTTCCGCGAGGCGGGCGAGGTCACCGCCATCGCGACCGCGGTGGTGGAGGACGGCGTCGTCACGACCATGCACGTCGTGCGGAACCCCGACAAGCTGTCGCTGCCCGGGCCCGTCCGTCTCAGTCGCTGA
- a CDS encoding carboxymuconolactone decarboxylase family protein translates to MTSSFRIPAAPMTSPAARAVKAASRRMYGRVPDIVPVMWHHTKLLRAVMAWERRVGTWDALDAHLKSFAVMASAASIGCSWCLDFGYYLAHDEGLDERKVREVPRWRDSDVFTPLEREVMAYAEAMTATPPTVTDEQVAGLREALGDQALVELTMMVAVENQRSRFNFAAGLASQGFSDVCELPLADVR, encoded by the coding sequence ATGACCAGCTCGTTCCGCATCCCCGCCGCCCCGATGACCTCGCCGGCGGCTCGTGCCGTCAAGGCCGCCAGCCGTCGGATGTACGGGCGCGTGCCCGACATCGTGCCGGTGATGTGGCACCACACCAAGCTGCTGCGCGCCGTGATGGCGTGGGAGCGGCGCGTCGGGACGTGGGACGCCCTCGACGCGCACCTCAAGTCCTTCGCGGTGATGGCGTCGGCCGCCAGCATCGGGTGCAGCTGGTGCCTGGACTTCGGCTACTACCTGGCGCACGACGAGGGCCTCGACGAGCGCAAGGTGCGCGAGGTGCCGCGCTGGCGCGACTCGGACGTGTTCACACCGCTCGAGCGCGAGGTCATGGCCTACGCCGAGGCGATGACGGCCACGCCGCCGACCGTGACGGACGAGCAGGTCGCGGGACTTCGTGAGGCATTGGGCGACCAGGCGCTGGTCGAACTGACCATGATGGTGGCCGTGGAGAACCAGCGATCACGCTTCAACTTCGCCGCAGGCCTGGCCAGTCAGGGCTTCAGCGACGTGTGCGAACTGCCGTTGGCGGACGTGCGGTGA
- a CDS encoding class I SAM-dependent methyltransferase yields MTSSPQPRWFTDTQPGHSQWFIERFRTLEAEGADLLGEARFADMLAERGSRILDAGCGAGRMAAALHAAGHQAYGVDVDPELIAAAESDHPGPTYGVVDLSELTLADVDGTAMDLVVCAGNVMVFLAPGTELRVLERLCAVTREGGRVVVGSRPGTDYPFEQYDADLADLAERGIARVEQRFSTWHLDPFEEGSDFAVTVLRRGPAPLDVA; encoded by the coding sequence ATGACGTCCTCGCCCCAGCCGCGCTGGTTCACCGACACCCAGCCCGGCCACTCGCAGTGGTTCATCGAGCGCTTCCGCACCCTCGAGGCCGAGGGAGCCGATCTGCTCGGCGAGGCCCGGTTCGCCGACATGCTGGCCGAGCGGGGATCGCGGATCCTCGACGCGGGCTGCGGCGCGGGACGCATGGCCGCGGCGCTGCACGCCGCCGGCCATCAGGCCTACGGGGTCGACGTCGACCCCGAGCTGATCGCCGCCGCCGAGTCCGACCACCCGGGCCCGACCTACGGCGTGGTCGACCTGAGCGAGCTGACCCTCGCCGACGTCGACGGCACAGCGATGGACCTCGTGGTGTGCGCCGGGAACGTCATGGTCTTCCTCGCGCCCGGGACGGAGCTGCGGGTCCTCGAGCGCCTCTGCGCCGTCACCCGCGAGGGCGGCCGCGTGGTCGTCGGCTCGCGTCCCGGGACGGACTACCCGTTCGAGCAGTACGACGCGGACCTCGCCGACCTCGCCGAACGTGGGATCGCTCGGGTCGAGCAGCGCTTCTCGACCTGGCACCTCGATCCGTTCGAGGAGGGCTCCGACTTCGCCGTCACCGTCCTGAGGCGCGGCCCGGCGCCATTGGACGTAGCGTGA
- a CDS encoding dihydrofolate reductase family protein: MRVRVDLNISLDGFATTTDGTPENPIGEDWMRLVAAYTATRTFRERVLGDTSGGGTTGVDEKYASAYFDEVGAEIMGAGMFGLHTFPDDPSWRGWWGDEPPFRCPVFVLTHQSRPDLEFDNGTTFQFIEATPQEALERAVAVADGGDVRVGGGPTVVRDFLRAGLVDDLHVGIAPLILGDGIRLWDDLRGLEQGYEVTAETAESGIVHVAFARS, translated from the coding sequence ATGCGGGTGCGCGTCGACCTGAACATCTCGCTCGATGGCTTCGCCACGACGACCGACGGGACGCCGGAGAACCCGATCGGCGAGGACTGGATGCGGCTCGTCGCGGCGTACACGGCCACGCGGACGTTCCGCGAGCGCGTCCTCGGTGACACCAGCGGCGGTGGGACGACCGGTGTCGACGAGAAGTACGCCTCGGCCTACTTCGACGAGGTCGGGGCCGAGATCATGGGCGCCGGCATGTTCGGGCTGCACACCTTCCCCGACGATCCGAGCTGGCGCGGTTGGTGGGGCGACGAGCCGCCGTTCCGGTGCCCGGTGTTCGTCCTGACGCACCAATCACGCCCCGACCTCGAGTTCGACAACGGGACGACGTTCCAGTTCATCGAGGCCACACCACAGGAGGCGCTCGAGCGGGCCGTGGCCGTCGCCGACGGCGGCGACGTGCGGGTCGGCGGCGGGCCCACGGTCGTGCGGGACTTCCTCAGGGCGGGCCTGGTCGACGACCTCCACGTGGGGATCGCGCCGCTGATCCTCGGCGACGGCATCCGGCTGTGGGACGACCTGCGTGGTCTCGAGCAGGGCTACGAGGTCACGGCCGAGACCGCGGAGAGCGGCATCGTGCACGTCGCCTTCGCCCGCTCCTGA
- a CDS encoding TetR/AcrR family transcriptional regulator translates to MREAAELTVPELTPGARRILDVASELFYRRGIHAVGVDTIAAESGITKRTLYDRFGSKDHLVAAYLQARHASWWARLQERLAAAPPPRALAVFDAYVDDAVATDRGCAFLNAAGELPSDHSAQDVVRAHKRAVRRLLADLVAQDCPDLADAAAVADEVFLLLEGAIAHRGIDDGDALMSRAREAAERLLAPR, encoded by the coding sequence ATGAGGGAAGCCGCCGAACTGACCGTGCCCGAGCTGACGCCGGGTGCGCGGCGCATCCTGGACGTCGCCTCCGAGCTGTTCTACCGCCGCGGGATCCACGCCGTCGGGGTCGACACGATCGCGGCCGAGTCGGGCATCACGAAGCGCACGCTCTACGACCGGTTCGGGTCGAAGGACCACCTCGTCGCCGCCTACCTGCAGGCCCGCCACGCCTCGTGGTGGGCTCGCCTGCAGGAGCGCCTCGCGGCGGCGCCGCCTCCGCGCGCGCTGGCCGTGTTCGATGCCTATGTCGATGACGCGGTCGCCACTGATCGCGGCTGCGCCTTCCTCAACGCGGCGGGCGAGCTGCCGTCGGACCATTCCGCGCAGGACGTGGTCCGCGCCCACAAGCGAGCGGTACGCCGCCTCCTGGCGGACCTCGTCGCCCAAGACTGTCCCGATCTGGCCGATGCCGCCGCGGTCGCGGACGAGGTCTTCCTGCTGCTGGAGGGCGCGATCGCCCACCGCGGCATCGACGACGGCGACGCGCTCATGAGTCGGGCGCGAGAGGCGGCCGAGCGGCTGCTCGCGCCCCGCTGA
- a CDS encoding MFS transporter: protein MSRTIDPGGLLDASARWRLTAAGVCLIAACYGMARFAYGMFVPVFREEFGLDSTTSGAIASGSFLSYCVAIVAASLLTPRFGARIVAVAAGAVAVLGTLVIAAAPNVTVLAIGVLVAGSSTGIASPPLAHAVARTVIERDRSRTQTVVNAGTGIGVAVAGPIALLAQDHWRLAWVAFAVTCALVTAWAAASVPAARGASDDASFLPVPLLPVGSGRLILAAAAAGLASAAVWTLGREVLVTDGGLGETRSLVAWIILGCFGVVGAAAGDLIRRLGLRGAWLATMLAMAGGTALLGSFPDLLGVAWFAAAAFGASYIAVSGVLLLWGTEVYPEDPAAGVGLAFLVLALGQAGGSLLVGALAEAGAQFAFLTAAAVAVAGTLVRPRA, encoded by the coding sequence GTGAGCCGAACGATCGACCCCGGCGGCCTGCTCGACGCGTCGGCGCGATGGCGGCTCACCGCGGCCGGGGTCTGCCTGATCGCCGCCTGCTACGGGATGGCGCGGTTCGCGTACGGGATGTTCGTCCCCGTCTTCCGCGAGGAGTTCGGGCTCGACTCCACGACCTCCGGCGCGATCGCGTCGGGCTCGTTCCTGTCCTACTGCGTCGCGATCGTCGCCGCGAGCCTGCTGACGCCGCGATTCGGGGCGCGCATCGTGGCCGTGGCAGCGGGCGCGGTCGCCGTCCTCGGGACGCTCGTCATCGCCGCCGCTCCGAACGTCACCGTGCTGGCCATCGGCGTGCTCGTCGCGGGGTCCAGCACCGGTATCGCCTCGCCGCCGCTGGCCCATGCCGTCGCGCGCACGGTGATCGAGCGGGACCGCAGCCGCACCCAGACCGTCGTCAACGCCGGCACCGGCATCGGGGTGGCCGTCGCCGGTCCCATCGCCCTGCTGGCCCAGGACCACTGGCGGCTGGCGTGGGTCGCCTTCGCAGTGACCTGCGCGCTGGTGACCGCGTGGGCGGCGGCGTCGGTCCCGGCCGCTCGCGGAGCGTCGGACGATGCGTCGTTCCTCCCGGTGCCACTGCTGCCCGTCGGCAGTGGCCGACTGATCCTGGCCGCCGCGGCCGCGGGCCTCGCGAGCGCGGCCGTGTGGACCCTCGGACGCGAGGTCCTCGTCACCGACGGCGGACTCGGCGAGACCCGCTCGCTCGTGGCCTGGATCATCCTGGGCTGCTTCGGAGTGGTGGGTGCCGCCGCGGGCGACCTGATCCGGCGGCTGGGACTGCGCGGTGCGTGGCTCGCGACGATGCTCGCGATGGCCGGCGGCACAGCGCTGCTGGGATCCTTCCCCGACCTGCTGGGCGTCGCGTGGTTCGCCGCTGCGGCGTTCGGCGCCTCGTACATCGCCGTGTCGGGGGTGCTGCTGTTGTGGGGGACGGAGGTCTATCCCGAGGACCCGGCCGCCGGCGTGGGGCTGGCCTTCTTGGTCCTGGCGCTGGGCCAGGCCGGGGGGTCGCTGCTGGTGGGAGCCCTCGCCGAGGCCGGGGCACAGTTCGCGTTCCTGACCGCCGCCGCCGTGGCGGTCGCCGGCACCCTCGTCCGCCCGCGGGCCTGA
- a CDS encoding FAD-dependent oxidoreductase gives MEDLGRWDADVVVVGSGFGGAVSALRLREAGHSVLVLEKGRRLSDAALLAARRDPRAYLWAPRAGMRGFFWQRIFRHMAIIGGSGVGGGSIVWAGVLLEPGDEFYEAVPLTALGIDWKNELAPHLARAARMLGRVTNPHHGEMDDHLYAAAKAVGAEATFGPVPSAIFFGRPGVTELDPFFDGEGPDRTGCRLCGECLLGCPYGAKNQLTLNYLFLAEKRGAQVRPETEVVSVRPVDGGYEIVTRHPWERGRESTVRARRVVLAAGVLGTVELLHRCRETGALPRVSDQLGQHVRTNSEALTAVLQPRGDDLSRGPTISSDFHPDERTHTTQNRYMGGWHMRAQLGPMVDDDDPGRRARRVVLSILGSPLRQLRLMTAHRFLNRLTVLTTMQRLDSEFALDHRRSPLRPWRRVLRSRLTGGVRPPSNLPVANEVTRAFAEASGGRPLNLLGESVGGLSVTAHILGGAVMGATAADGVVDANHEVHGHPGLYVADASVIPANLGVNPSLTITALAERFASRFPAADGPVLSETP, from the coding sequence GTGGAGGATCTCGGGCGCTGGGACGCCGACGTCGTGGTGGTCGGCAGTGGCTTCGGGGGAGCGGTCTCCGCGCTGCGGCTGAGGGAGGCCGGGCACTCGGTGCTGGTGCTCGAGAAGGGCCGCCGCCTCAGCGACGCCGCCCTGCTCGCCGCCCGGCGCGACCCGCGCGCCTACCTGTGGGCGCCACGCGCCGGCATGCGCGGGTTCTTCTGGCAACGGATCTTCCGCCACATGGCGATCATCGGCGGGTCCGGCGTCGGCGGTGGTTCGATCGTCTGGGCCGGCGTCCTGCTCGAGCCCGGCGACGAGTTCTACGAGGCCGTGCCGCTGACGGCGCTCGGGATCGACTGGAAGAACGAGCTCGCCCCCCACCTCGCCCGTGCCGCGCGGATGCTCGGCCGGGTCACCAACCCGCACCACGGCGAGATGGACGACCACCTCTATGCCGCGGCGAAGGCGGTCGGGGCCGAGGCGACGTTCGGGCCGGTGCCGTCGGCGATCTTCTTCGGCCGCCCCGGCGTGACCGAGCTCGACCCGTTCTTCGATGGCGAAGGCCCCGACCGGACGGGCTGCCGGCTCTGCGGCGAGTGCCTGCTCGGTTGCCCCTACGGCGCGAAGAACCAGCTGACCCTCAACTACCTCTTCCTGGCCGAGAAGCGTGGTGCGCAGGTGCGCCCCGAGACCGAGGTCGTCTCGGTGCGACCGGTCGACGGCGGGTACGAGATCGTGACGCGCCACCCGTGGGAGCGCGGTCGCGAGTCGACCGTCCGGGCCCGCCGGGTTGTCCTCGCCGCGGGCGTCCTGGGCACGGTCGAGCTGCTCCACCGCTGCCGCGAGACCGGCGCCCTGCCGCGGGTCTCGGACCAGTTGGGTCAGCACGTGCGGACGAACTCCGAGGCCCTCACCGCCGTCCTGCAACCGCGCGGCGACGACCTCTCGCGCGGGCCGACGATCTCGAGCGACTTCCACCCCGACGAGCGCACCCACACGACCCAGAACCGCTACATGGGCGGCTGGCACATGCGTGCTCAGTTGGGGCCGATGGTCGACGACGACGATCCCGGCCGTCGAGCGCGCCGCGTGGTGCTGTCGATCCTCGGGTCGCCGCTGAGACAGCTCCGCCTGATGACGGCTCACCGCTTCCTGAACCGGCTCACCGTCCTGACGACGATGCAGCGCCTGGACAGCGAGTTCGCGCTCGATCACCGCCGCTCGCCCTTGCGGCCGTGGCGCCGGGTGCTGCGGTCGCGACTGACCGGGGGAGTGCGGCCGCCCAGCAACCTGCCCGTCGCCAACGAGGTCACCCGCGCCTTCGCCGAGGCGTCCGGCGGACGGCCGTTGAACCTGCTCGGCGAGTCGGTCGGCGGCCTGTCGGTGACCGCTCACATCCTCGGTGGTGCAGTGATGGGGGCGACCGCGGCCGATGGTGTCGTGGACGCGAACCACGAGGTCCACGGCCATCCCGGCCTCTACGTCGCCGACGCCTCCGTCATCCCCGCCAATCTCGGGGTGAACCCCTCCCTGACCATCACCGCCCTGGCCGAGCGCTTCGCGTCCCGGTTCCCGGCGGCCGACGGTCCCGTCCTCTCGGAGACTCCATGA